One segment of Capnocytophaga sp. oral taxon 878 DNA contains the following:
- a CDS encoding leucine-rich repeat domain-containing protein, with protein sequence MYSYFTDKYNLKIIHSHQGYGNFIRLYRGIPVELFFMDKDIKSFDDFLPFADTVKSINFLRCTLDDLSVLTEFKKLKELYISNSIIHSKRFCQFLQLPSLKELTISNRNYPEENPYVYSLAEAHLPSLRSLAIGGFETHSLKDVYLPSLRELVMPYSVNSLKGAYIPLLEKLDAEHFKEIDVALPKLKKLHIKLKGFDFYSLKNTPNLRELYAIHTYYDDQQTFDGLEVCKKLKYIEMLSCPFKNFLPFSKLKSLEHLDVSYGSEIESLEGLEQLPNLKRLCLYDNEFIKEIDDISLIKNLKVLEIEKHKVLKIIDEIEKRDIALWIIPEG encoded by the coding sequence ATGTACAGCTATTTTACCGACAAATACAATTTAAAAATCATTCATTCCCATCAAGGGTATGGTAATTTCATACGATTATACAGAGGAATACCTGTGGAATTATTTTTTATGGATAAGGATATAAAATCATTTGATGATTTTTTGCCTTTTGCTGATACTGTAAAAAGTATAAATTTTTTGAGGTGCACTTTAGATGATTTGAGTGTACTTACTGAATTTAAAAAACTCAAGGAATTATATATTTCTAATAGCATTATCCATTCAAAGCGATTTTGTCAATTTCTTCAGTTACCTTCTTTAAAAGAACTGACTATTTCTAATCGAAACTATCCAGAAGAAAATCCTTATGTATATTCGTTGGCAGAGGCTCATTTGCCTTCTCTGAGGAGTTTAGCCATAGGAGGTTTTGAAACACATAGTTTAAAAGATGTATATTTACCTTCTTTACGGGAGTTGGTAATGCCTTATTCGGTTAATAGTTTGAAAGGAGCTTATATTCCTTTGCTTGAGAAATTGGATGCTGAACATTTTAAAGAAATAGATGTTGCATTGCCCAAGCTCAAAAAATTACATATAAAGTTGAAAGGTTTTGATTTCTATTCACTCAAAAATACTCCTAATTTGCGAGAATTGTATGCAATTCATACTTATTATGATGACCAGCAAACTTTTGATGGCTTGGAGGTATGCAAAAAATTAAAATATATTGAGATGCTATCTTGTCCTTTTAAAAACTTTCTTCCGTTTAGCAAGTTGAAATCTCTTGAGCATTTGGATGTGAGTTATGGCTCCGAAATAGAAAGTTTAGAAGGCTTAGAGCAATTGCCAAATTTAAAAAGGCTCTGTTTGTATGATAATGAATTTATCAAAGAAATAGATGATATATCGCTTATTAAAAATTTAAAAGTATTAGAAATAGAAAAACATAAGGTTCTAAAAATAATAGATGAAATAGAGAAACGAGATATTGCACTTTGGATAATACCAGAAGGATAA
- a CDS encoding efflux RND transporter periplasmic adaptor subunit, giving the protein MKKIITIIIIVALFAFTGYRLYSNKEKNAQEVAIVAQKEAQVAVRTAKVADEKVTSFFSANGTFEAEQDLNVSSEVGGQVIKIFVKEGDYVKAGQVLAQTKADRTNVQLDNAKAVLENAKADLQRFESAFKTGGVTAQQLEQVRLQLKNAQANYNSASIVSGNTAVRSKINGIVTSKEVEEGTLVNPGQPLFNVVNIDNLKLKITVDEQQVSKLKVGNMVKIKPSASTDFIEGKISFIAPKSNGAMKFPVEILVANKDKNLKAGMYASAEFASATDNATALVVPHKAFVGSVSQNKIFKVVDGKAQMVIVKSGRNFGDKVEIISGLSAGEEVITSGQINIDNGTPVKVITD; this is encoded by the coding sequence ATGAAGAAAATAATTACCATTATTATTATTGTAGCCCTTTTTGCTTTTACAGGCTACCGACTTTATTCTAACAAAGAAAAGAACGCTCAAGAAGTAGCTATAGTTGCTCAAAAAGAAGCTCAAGTAGCAGTACGTACTGCCAAAGTAGCTGATGAAAAAGTAACAAGCTTCTTCTCTGCTAATGGTACTTTTGAGGCAGAACAAGATTTAAATGTATCGTCAGAAGTAGGCGGACAAGTTATTAAAATCTTTGTAAAAGAAGGCGATTATGTGAAAGCAGGTCAGGTATTGGCTCAAACAAAAGCCGACAGAACCAATGTACAGCTTGACAATGCCAAAGCAGTACTTGAAAATGCAAAAGCCGATTTACAACGCTTTGAAAGTGCTTTTAAAACAGGCGGGGTTACAGCTCAGCAGCTTGAACAAGTACGCCTACAACTTAAAAATGCTCAGGCTAACTATAACTCTGCTTCTATAGTATCAGGTAATACAGCAGTACGTAGCAAAATTAACGGTATTGTTACTAGCAAAGAGGTTGAAGAAGGAACATTAGTGAATCCTGGTCAGCCTTTGTTCAATGTAGTAAATATAGATAATCTAAAACTTAAAATCACTGTTGATGAACAACAAGTAAGCAAGCTAAAAGTAGGAAACATGGTGAAAATAAAACCAAGTGCTTCAACTGATTTTATTGAAGGTAAAATATCATTTATAGCCCCTAAGTCAAATGGCGCTATGAAGTTTCCTGTCGAAATATTAGTGGCTAACAAAGATAAAAATCTAAAAGCCGGTATGTATGCCTCTGCCGAGTTTGCTTCTGCTACCGATAATGCTACCGCTCTTGTGGTACCTCATAAGGCTTTTGTAGGTAGTGTAAGTCAAAACAAAATATTTAAAGTAGTAGATGGTAAAGCCCAAATGGTAATTGTAAAAAGTGGCAGAAACTTTGGTGATAAAGTAGAAATCATTAGCGGACTTTCTGCTGGAGAAGAGGTAATTACTAGCGGACAAATTAATATTGATAACGGTACTCCTGTAAAGGTAATTACCGATTAA
- a CDS encoding S-adenosyl-l-methionine hydroxide adenosyltransferase family protein: protein MKFITLTTDFGLRDYSVGAVKGALYSKCPNACIADISHLVSPFDIFQTAFILKNAYKHFPTGSIHIIGVDAERTPEKRHLLMLLNGHYFIGADNGIFHLLAENKTNAKLYDISAITPPTLFPTLYHFPLIAEQLYKGVTPEQIGSATDTYTEASYFKPEISSNNNHIYGSIVYIDHYGNGVTNISREVFEEVGKGRPFEVIVNIFSFKRIYNRYSDILNFKVPANNRAIMDGEKMLIFNELDLLQFCIYKSDTRTVGGASSLLGINYHDKVSVFFKD from the coding sequence ATGAAATTCATCACTCTTACAACTGATTTTGGCTTACGAGATTACTCGGTAGGTGCTGTAAAAGGGGCTCTTTATAGCAAGTGCCCTAATGCTTGTATTGCTGATATTTCGCACTTAGTCTCACCCTTTGATATTTTTCAAACAGCTTTTATACTAAAAAACGCTTATAAACATTTTCCTACAGGAAGTATTCATATTATAGGCGTAGATGCTGAACGTACTCCCGAAAAGCGTCATTTGCTAATGTTACTGAATGGTCACTATTTTATTGGAGCTGACAATGGTATTTTTCATCTTTTAGCAGAAAATAAAACTAATGCAAAGTTATATGACATCAGTGCTATTACCCCCCCTACTCTATTCCCTACTCTTTACCATTTTCCGCTAATAGCTGAACAACTATACAAAGGGGTAACTCCTGAGCAAATAGGTAGTGCTACTGACACTTATACTGAAGCTAGTTATTTTAAACCCGAAATAAGCTCAAACAACAATCACATTTACGGTTCTATTGTTTATATTGACCATTATGGAAATGGGGTAACCAATATTAGTAGAGAGGTTTTTGAGGAGGTAGGAAAAGGACGTCCTTTTGAGGTGATTGTGAATATCTTTTCATTCAAAAGAATTTACAATCGTTATTCTGACATACTAAACTTTAAAGTGCCTGCTAATAATAGAGCCATAATGGATGGAGAGAAGATGCTTATTTTTAATGAATTAGATTTACTTCAGTTCTGTATATACAAAAGTGATACTCGTACTGTAGGAGGAGCCTCATCACTTTTGGGAATTAATTACCACGATAAGGTAAGTGTATTCTTTAAGGATTAA
- a CDS encoding ribonucleoside-diphosphate reductase subunit alpha, with product MEEQKDIWWLNDESEQILNRGYLLKGESVEGAIDRITHAAARRLYKPELQPAFKEMITKGWISFSSPIWANMGTERGLPISCFNVHVPDSIEGITHKLGEVIMQTKIGGGTSGYFGELRSRGSAVTDNGKSSGAVSFMKLFDSAMDVVSQGGVRRGAFAAYLDIDHPDAEEFLQIKDVEFPIQNLFFGLCVPDYWMQEMIDGDMEKRRLWARVLESRQQKGLPYIFFSDNVNRVRPQVYKDNDMTIRASNLCSEIMLPSSADESFICCLSSMNLELFDEWKDTKAVKLAIFFLDAVLSEFIEKTKGNYYLQSARKFAMRHRALGLGVLGYHSYLQRNMIPFESFEATQFNARAFKHIREEADKATKELAHIYGEPELLKGYGRRNTTTMAIAPTTSSSAILGQVSPGIEPYSSNYYKVGLSKGNFMRKNKYLSQLLEEKGLNNEDIWRSIRLNNGSVQHLQELTQLEKNVFKTFKEISPMEIISQAAQRQAYIDQAQSLNLNIPSVMPIKDVNKVMIEAWKLGVKSLYYQRSQSVAKEMIMNFVNCSSCEA from the coding sequence ATGGAGGAGCAAAAAGATATATGGTGGCTCAATGATGAGTCAGAACAAATTCTCAACCGAGGATATTTATTAAAGGGCGAAAGCGTAGAAGGAGCTATCGACCGCATTACACATGCGGCGGCTCGTAGGCTTTATAAGCCCGAATTACAGCCTGCTTTTAAAGAGATGATTACTAAGGGCTGGATTAGTTTTTCATCGCCTATATGGGCTAATATGGGTACCGAAAGAGGGTTGCCTATTTCTTGTTTTAACGTACATGTACCCGATAGTATTGAGGGTATTACTCACAAGTTAGGCGAGGTAATTATGCAAACCAAGATAGGCGGTGGTACTTCTGGTTATTTTGGCGAGTTACGCAGTCGCGGTTCTGCTGTTACCGATAATGGAAAATCAAGTGGAGCAGTGAGCTTTATGAAACTGTTTGACTCTGCTATGGATGTCGTATCTCAAGGAGGGGTAAGGCGAGGTGCTTTTGCCGCTTACTTAGATATAGACCACCCCGACGCCGAAGAGTTTTTGCAAATTAAAGATGTAGAATTTCCAATACAAAACCTTTTCTTTGGTCTATGTGTCCCCGACTATTGGATGCAAGAAATGATTGATGGTGATATGGAAAAACGCCGTCTTTGGGCACGTGTGCTGGAATCACGTCAGCAAAAAGGCTTACCATATATTTTCTTTAGTGATAATGTGAACCGTGTGCGTCCACAGGTGTATAAGGATAATGATATGACTATCCGTGCTAGTAACTTATGCAGTGAAATTATGTTGCCTTCTAGTGCCGATGAGTCCTTTATATGCTGCTTATCATCAATGAACTTAGAGTTGTTTGATGAGTGGAAAGATACCAAAGCAGTAAAATTAGCTATTTTCTTCCTCGATGCAGTACTTTCAGAGTTTATTGAAAAAACTAAAGGTAACTATTACTTACAGTCAGCACGTAAGTTTGCTATGCGTCATCGTGCATTAGGTTTAGGGGTATTGGGGTATCATTCATACTTACAGCGCAATATGATTCCGTTTGAAAGTTTTGAAGCTACACAGTTTAATGCTCGTGCCTTCAAACATATTCGTGAAGAAGCTGATAAAGCTACTAAAGAGTTAGCCCATATTTATGGTGAACCCGAGTTGTTAAAAGGCTATGGTAGGCGTAATACTACTACTATGGCTATTGCTCCTACTACTTCAAGTTCAGCTATTTTAGGGCAAGTATCACCTGGTATCGAACCTTATTCTAGTAATTATTACAAGGTGGGCTTATCAAAAGGAAACTTTATGCGTAAAAATAAGTATCTTTCCCAACTATTAGAGGAAAAAGGATTAAATAATGAAGATATATGGCGCTCTATCCGCTTGAATAATGGCTCTGTACAACACTTGCAAGAGCTTACTCAGTTAGAGAAGAATGTATTTAAAACCTTTAAAGAAATATCTCCTATGGAGATTATATCTCAAGCAGCACAACGACAAGCTTATATAGATCAAGCACAGAGCTTAAACTTAAATATTCCTTCTGTAATGCCTATTAAAGATGTAAATAAAGTGATGATTGAGGCTTGGAAGTTAGGAGTGAAATCATTGTATTATCAACGCAGTCAGTCTGTAGCTAAAGAAATGATAATGAACTTTGTGAATTGCAGTAGCTGCGAAGCATAA
- a CDS encoding glycoside hydrolase N-terminal domain-containing protein: MKTKLLMLCCFWGMLASAQPQDVSVVFHTPATHFTESIPIGNGRLGAMVFGKTDTDRIVLNEISLWSGGAQDADDHNAHTYLKDIQKLLLKGKNLEAQALLQKHFVAKGKGSCQGQGANCSYGCYQILADLLLDWKTKATINNYKRVLRLDEATAVTTYQREDNSIEQTAFADFKNDIIWVKIKAEKPFSLNLSLFRKENAKVTYQGNKIALSGILPDNNKEGMHFASVIDIQTNGQLQSADKATEIQDATELVLRISAATNYNFLSGGLSNSNVNEVANAYLQKAPTNFDTALTESKTAYQTIFNRNRWYGKANSNTEHLTTYQRLEGFYRRDKDALLPILYYNFGRYLLISSSREGLLPANLQGLWAEEYQTPWNGDYHLNINVQMNYWLAEATNLSDLTEPLNRFAKNLVPNGSKTAKAYYNADGWVAHVISNPWFYTSPGESATWGSTLTGGAWLCEHIWQHYLFTKDKDFLKEYYPVLKQATAFFESMLIKDPKGYWVTAPSNSPENAYILPELKDGKKQVGYTCIAPTMDMQIVREVLNNTIKSAEILGTDSNKITEWKNIVKHTVPNRIGKNGDLNEWMDDWDDAEPQHRHVSHLYGLHPYDEITPWDTPKLAKAARKTLEIRGDAGTGWSRAWKLNFWARLYDGDHALVLLRQLLHPVMPDGRTGGTYPNLFCAHPPFQIDGNFGGVAGIAEMLLQSHGKDSVIRFLPALPSHSDWESGTMKGMKARNGFTVDFRWQQHRLQHATITSEKGEKCSVLLPAGKILYYKDNVIAKSGKKAKVITFSTQQGENYIIK; the protein is encoded by the coding sequence ATGAAAACCAAATTATTAATGTTATGTTGCTTTTGGGGTATGCTAGCTAGTGCACAACCTCAAGATGTTTCAGTTGTTTTCCACACACCAGCAACCCATTTTACCGAAAGTATACCTATTGGTAATGGAAGATTAGGTGCTATGGTCTTTGGAAAAACGGACACTGACCGTATTGTTTTAAATGAAATCTCATTATGGTCAGGCGGTGCACAGGATGCTGATGACCATAATGCACATACCTATCTAAAGGATATACAAAAACTACTTTTAAAAGGTAAAAACCTAGAAGCTCAAGCTCTTTTGCAAAAACACTTTGTTGCTAAAGGAAAAGGCTCATGCCAAGGTCAAGGAGCTAATTGCAGTTATGGTTGTTACCAAATACTTGCAGATCTATTACTAGATTGGAAAACCAAAGCTACTATTAATAATTACAAACGTGTTCTTCGGTTAGATGAGGCTACAGCTGTTACTACCTACCAACGTGAAGATAACTCTATTGAACAAACAGCTTTTGCCGACTTTAAAAATGATATTATTTGGGTAAAAATTAAAGCAGAAAAGCCTTTCAGCCTGAACCTATCTCTGTTCCGTAAAGAGAATGCAAAGGTTACTTATCAGGGAAATAAAATAGCCCTTAGTGGGATACTACCTGATAATAATAAAGAAGGAATGCACTTTGCCTCTGTAATTGATATACAAACTAATGGACAGTTACAAAGTGCTGATAAGGCTACTGAAATACAAGATGCTACAGAATTGGTACTACGTATTAGTGCAGCTACTAACTACAACTTTTTAAGTGGTGGTCTTAGTAACAGCAATGTGAACGAAGTAGCAAATGCTTACCTACAAAAAGCACCTACTAATTTTGATACAGCTCTTACTGAAAGTAAAACTGCCTATCAAACTATCTTCAATCGTAACCGTTGGTATGGTAAAGCTAATTCTAATACAGAACATCTCACTACTTATCAGCGTTTAGAAGGTTTTTATCGTAGAGATAAAGATGCTTTACTTCCTATATTATACTACAACTTTGGAAGATACTTACTTATATCGTCTTCACGTGAAGGACTCCTACCGGCCAATCTACAAGGTCTTTGGGCAGAAGAGTACCAAACTCCTTGGAATGGTGATTACCACCTAAATATCAATGTACAAATGAACTACTGGTTGGCAGAAGCTACCAATCTTTCAGACCTTACTGAGCCTTTAAATCGCTTTGCTAAAAACTTAGTGCCTAATGGTAGCAAAACAGCTAAAGCCTATTATAATGCAGATGGATGGGTAGCGCATGTTATTAGTAATCCTTGGTTTTATACTTCACCTGGTGAGTCGGCTACATGGGGTTCAACCCTTACTGGGGGAGCTTGGTTGTGTGAGCATATATGGCAACATTACCTATTCACTAAAGATAAAGACTTCCTTAAAGAATATTACCCCGTATTGAAACAAGCTACCGCTTTTTTTGAAAGTATGCTTATTAAGGATCCTAAAGGGTACTGGGTAACAGCTCCGTCCAACTCTCCTGAGAATGCATACATATTACCAGAACTAAAAGATGGTAAGAAACAAGTAGGATACACCTGCATAGCTCCTACTATGGATATGCAGATAGTACGTGAAGTACTAAATAACACTATAAAATCTGCAGAAATATTAGGCACAGACAGCAATAAAATAACTGAGTGGAAGAATATTGTTAAGCATACAGTTCCTAATCGTATTGGTAAAAATGGTGACCTAAATGAGTGGATGGATGACTGGGATGATGCAGAACCACAACACCGACATGTTTCACATCTTTATGGGTTACATCCTTATGATGAAATTACTCCTTGGGATACGCCTAAGCTTGCTAAAGCTGCACGCAAAACATTAGAAATACGTGGTGATGCTGGTACTGGTTGGTCACGTGCTTGGAAACTAAACTTTTGGGCACGCTTATATGATGGCGATCACGCTTTAGTACTTTTAAGGCAGCTATTACATCCTGTTATGCCTGATGGACGTACTGGTGGTACCTACCCTAACTTATTCTGTGCTCACCCTCCTTTTCAAATAGATGGTAATTTTGGTGGTGTAGCAGGTATAGCTGAAATGTTATTACAAAGTCATGGTAAAGATAGTGTTATTCGCTTTTTACCTGCTTTACCATCTCACTCTGATTGGGAAAGTGGAACTATGAAAGGTATGAAAGCACGTAATGGTTTTACTGTTGATTTCAGATGGCAACAACACCGATTACAACATGCTACTATTACATCAGAAAAAGGAGAAAAATGTAGCGTTTTACTACCTGCAGGTAAAATTTTATATTATAAAGATAATGTTATTGCTAAATCAGGTAAGAAAGCTAAGGTAATAACTTTTTCAACCCAACAAGGAGAAAACTATATTATTAAGTAG